A portion of the Hyphomicrobiales bacterium genome contains these proteins:
- a CDS encoding ATP-dependent Clp protease proteolytic subunit, which produces MKNPYEIYMNTLVPMVVEQTNRGERAYDIFSRLLKERIIFVTGIVEDQVATLVAAQLLFLEAENPKKEISIYINSPGGVVTSGLAIYDTVRFIRPPVSTLCIGQAASMGSLLLCAGEKGMRFALPNARIMVHQPSGGFQGQASDIERHAEDIIKMKRRLNEIYVAHTGQSYEKIEETLDRDYFMTATEAKEFGIVDEVISERGEPEAAAGAGTGKSDGDKK; this is translated from the coding sequence ATGAAAAACCCTTACGAGATCTACATGAACACGCTCGTACCGATGGTGGTCGAGCAGACCAACCGCGGCGAGCGCGCCTACGACATTTTTTCGCGCCTCTTGAAGGAGCGAATCATTTTCGTCACGGGCATCGTCGAGGACCAGGTGGCGACGCTGGTCGCCGCCCAGCTCCTGTTTCTCGAGGCCGAGAATCCCAAGAAGGAGATCTCCATCTACATCAACAGCCCGGGCGGCGTCGTGACCTCGGGCCTGGCCATCTACGACACGGTGCGGTTCATCCGCCCGCCGGTGTCGACGCTGTGCATCGGCCAGGCCGCTTCCATGGGCTCGCTGCTCCTGTGTGCCGGAGAGAAGGGCATGCGATTCGCGCTGCCCAATGCCCGCATCATGGTCCACCAGCCTTCGGGCGGCTTCCAGGGCCAGGCCTCCGACATCGAGCGGCACGCGGAAGACATCATCAAAATGAAGCGGCGGCTGAACGAGATCTATGTCGCCCACACCGGCCAATCCTATGAAAAAATTGAAGAAACGCTGGACCGCGACTATTTCATGACCGCCACCGAGGCCAAGGAGTTCGGTATCGTCGATGAGGTCATTTCCGAACGCGGCGAACCCGAGGCGGCCGCGGGGGCCGGAACGGGCAAATCGGATGGGGACAAGAAGTAG
- the tig gene encoding trigger factor, protein MQVTETLSEGLKRELKVVVPAAELDASLTRKLGELKERVRIKGFRPGKVPIDHLRRVYGRNVMAEIVQEKVAETSRKALEERQERPAFQPKIAFSEDEGEIAKVMAGKHDLAYSLAFEVIPSIEVADLSKITLTKENATVPDEEVDAAVKRIAEQNRPYEARDKGAAAEDGDRLTIDYVGSIDGEPFEGGKDENAQIVLGSGRFIPGFEEQLRGAKAGEARSIKITFPESYPAERLAGKEAEFAITVKEVAAPGTTVIDDAFAQQLGIETLDKLKSALREQMNGELTRASRTRLKRALLDALDEAHSFDLPPTLVEHEFEAIWQQTKKEMEEAGRSFADEKTSEEEAREDYRRIAQRRVRLGLVLAEIGERNDIKVSEEEVNRALMEQARRFPGQEQSVWDYYQKTPQALAQLRAPVFEDKIIDYILELASVSEMTVSREELLHVDDDDHDHDHDHDHDHDHGHDHGAKPAARKAAKKPASKKPAAKKSEAKKSAAPKKAGKAAKAGK, encoded by the coding sequence ATGCAGGTTACCGAGACACTTTCCGAGGGGTTGAAGCGCGAACTGAAGGTGGTGGTTCCGGCCGCCGAGCTTGACGCCTCGCTGACGCGCAAGCTTGGCGAGCTGAAAGAGCGCGTGCGCATCAAGGGCTTCCGCCCGGGCAAGGTGCCGATTGACCATCTCAGGCGCGTCTATGGCCGCAACGTGATGGCCGAGATCGTCCAGGAGAAGGTCGCCGAGACCAGCCGCAAGGCCCTCGAGGAGCGCCAGGAACGGCCCGCATTCCAGCCCAAGATCGCCTTTTCCGAAGACGAGGGCGAGATCGCCAAGGTGATGGCGGGCAAGCACGATCTTGCCTATTCGCTGGCTTTCGAGGTGATCCCGTCGATCGAGGTCGCCGACCTTTCCAAGATCACGCTGACGAAGGAGAACGCCACGGTCCCCGACGAGGAGGTCGATGCGGCGGTTAAGCGCATCGCCGAGCAGAACCGGCCCTACGAGGCGCGCGACAAGGGCGCCGCGGCCGAAGACGGCGACCGGCTGACCATCGACTATGTCGGCAGCATCGACGGCGAGCCGTTCGAGGGCGGCAAGGACGAGAACGCGCAGATCGTTCTCGGCTCCGGCCGGTTCATTCCCGGCTTCGAGGAGCAGCTCCGGGGCGCCAAGGCCGGCGAGGCGCGCAGCATCAAGATTACCTTCCCGGAAAGCTACCCCGCCGAACGCCTGGCCGGAAAGGAGGCGGAGTTTGCCATCACGGTCAAGGAGGTGGCGGCTCCCGGCACCACCGTGATCGACGACGCCTTTGCACAGCAGCTCGGCATCGAAACCCTCGACAAGCTCAAGAGCGCGCTGCGCGAGCAGATGAACGGCGAGTTGACCAGAGCCAGCCGCACCAGGCTCAAGCGGGCGCTTCTCGACGCGCTCGACGAGGCCCACAGCTTCGATCTGCCGCCGACCCTGGTCGAGCACGAATTCGAGGCGATCTGGCAACAGACCAAGAAAGAGATGGAGGAGGCCGGCCGCAGCTTCGCCGATGAGAAGACCAGCGAGGAGGAGGCGCGCGAGGACTATCGGCGGATCGCCCAACGGCGCGTGCGACTGGGCCTGGTGCTGGCCGAGATCGGCGAGCGCAACGACATCAAGGTGAGCGAGGAGGAGGTCAACAGGGCGCTGATGGAGCAGGCGCGCCGCTTCCCCGGCCAGGAGCAGTCGGTATGGGACTATTACCAGAAGACCCCGCAGGCGCTCGCCCAGTTGCGCGCGCCGGTCTTCGAGGACAAGATCATCGACTATATTCTGGAGCTTGCCAGCGTCAGCGAAATGACCGTCTCGCGCGAAGAGCTGCTGCACGTCGACGACGACGACCACGATCATGACCATGATCACGACCATGACCATGATCACGGCCATGATCATGGCGCAAAGCCGGCGGCCAGGAAGGCGGCCAAGAAACCGGCTTCCAAGAAGCCGGCGGCCAAGAAGTCCGAGGCGAAGAAATCAGCCGCGCCGAAGAAGGCCGGCAAGGCCGCAAAGGCCGGCAAATAG